One Heterodontus francisci isolate sHetFra1 chromosome 37, sHetFra1.hap1, whole genome shotgun sequence genomic window carries:
- the odad1 gene encoding coiled-coil domain-containing protein 114 isoform X1, with the protein MPRGSASSNRSNGSDGDLEGLAETELAKLQHQFRIMEVDRQAYTLESQQLLRKQLAEIENLEKDRGELMLNLRLSDNKRSQQQDQENLESVQNLLSYQDELEEQIAREKQMIMDLEQEIKKLEQKIFEQKKGLNKGVDLQVMNQQVAKNIAIMEDRLDRVRIFNVNRDEENALRKFNTQLTRNGQLREQIDTRRVERTRFEQVHRKLGKELLEIRKEIGSVIDTSTAAYEARDEAQTKMQQLKEKAEKDLALHAAEMKELQRVIDHDRKLKEFMGIKTQERSGEDEVLHGTYKREHKDSARKRKDTKEETVEIYEAAFQQIRALTGEDNLSVLVAKFIEVEDRNFALFNYINEQNSEIERLQEEIADIQAQIEAFKSQEVQREQERKVILKKIETQQEEASKQAMGYDSKIKGVKKILDQLKTKIESLFNKMNCERSILDEMLGSSTGIRDNNVMQYLGLIEQRANELLSIQSYLASKDYNRPYDPREAAILLMGQNLKNLIQPVYIEPPTTGNDYDSDVESPVTDEEERPLTQTELRQRIMKGVMKKEAKALKKSIQYDRSQQKC; encoded by the exons ATGCCTCGTGGGAGTGCATCGAGCAACCGGTCCAATGGCAGTGATGGGGACTTGGAGGGACTTG CTGAAACCGAATTGGCAAAGCTGCAGCATCAGTTTCGAATCATGGAGGTAGACCGCCAGGCCTACACTCTCGAGTCACAGCAGCTGCTCAGGAAGCAATT GGCGGAAATTGAGAATCTGGAAAAGGATCGCGGAGAGCTGATGTTGAACCTGCGACTTTCAGACAATAAACGCAGCCAGCAGCAGGACCAGGAGAACTTGGAAAGTGTTCAGAACTTGCTGAGCTACCAGGACGAGCTGGAGGAACAGATTGCCAGAGAGAAGCAAATGATCATGGATCTGGAACAGGAG ATAAAGAAGTTGGAGCAAAAAATCTTTGAGCAGAAGAAGGGGTTGAATAAAGGTGTTGATCTTCAAGTGATGAATCAACAGGTGGCGAAGAACATTGCGATCATGGAGGACAGGCTGGACAGAGTAAGGATTTTCAACGTGAACAGGGACGAGGAAAAC GCCCTGAGGAAATTCAATACACAACTTACGAGGAACGGGCAGCTGAGGGAGCAGATCGACACGCGACGGGTTGAACGTACGAGGTTTGAGCAGGTTCACAGGAAACTGGGAAAA GAGCTTCTCGAGATTCGGAAGGAAATTGGTTCTGTGATTGACACTTCAACTGCCGCGTATGAAGCCAG GGATGAGGCACAGACAAAGATGCAGCAACTGAAGGAAAAGGCGGAGAAGGATCTGGCACTACATGCGGCTGAAATGAAGGAACTTCAGCGAGTGATTGACCACGACAGGAAACTGAAGGAGTTCATGGGGATTAAAACTCAGGAGCGGTCTGGTGAAGATGAGGTTTTACATGGCACCTACAAGCGAG AACACAAAGACTCAGCAAGGAAAAGGAAGGACACAAAGGAAGAGACTGTGGAGATATATGAAGCTGCCTTCCAGCAAATCCGAGCACTCACCGGGGAGGACAACCTGAGTGTGCTGGTGGCAAAGTTCATTGAAG TGGAAGATCGAAACTTTGCGCTGTTTAATTACATCAACGAGCAGAACAGTGAGATTGAGAGACTGCAGGAGGAGATTGCTGAT ATCCAGGCACAGATTGAAGCCTTCAAATCACAGGAGGTGCAACGGGAGCAAGAACGTAAAGTTATTCTGAAGAAGATCGAAACTCAACAGGAGGAGGCAAGCAAACAGGCCATGGGATATGACAGCAAGATCAAAGGGGTAAAAAAAATCCTGGACCAACTCAAAACAA AAATTGAATCACTGTTTAATAAAATGAACTGTGAACGATCTATTTTGGATGAAATGTTGGGATCTTCAACTGGAATCAGAGATAACAATGTGATGCAGTACCTGGGCCTCATTGAACAGCGTGCCAATGAACTACTGTCTATCCAATCCTACCTCGCATCTAAG GATTACAACAGGCCGTATGACCCACGGGAAGCTGCCATATTGCTGATGGGCCAGAATCTGAAAAATCTCATCCAGCCGGTCTACATTGAACCTCCCACCACAGG AAATGATTATGACAGTGATGTTGAATCTCCAGTGACTGACGAGGAGGAGAGGCCCCTGACTCAGACTGAGCTACGGCAAAGAATAATGAAGGGG GTGATGAAGAAAGAAGCAAAGGCGTTGAAAAAAAGTATTCAGTATGACCGCTCTCAACAAAAGTGCTGA
- the odad1 gene encoding coiled-coil domain-containing protein 114 isoform X2: MPRGSASSNRSNGSDGDLEGLAETELAKLQHQFRIMEVDRQAYTLESQQLLRKQLAEIENLEKDRGELMLNLRLSDNKRSQQQDQENLESVQNLLSYQDELEEQIAREKQMIMDLEQEIKKLEQKIFEQKKGLNKGVDLQVMNQQVAKNIAIMEDRLDRALRKFNTQLTRNGQLREQIDTRRVERTRFEQVHRKLGKELLEIRKEIGSVIDTSTAAYEARDEAQTKMQQLKEKAEKDLALHAAEMKELQRVIDHDRKLKEFMGIKTQERSGEDEVLHGTYKREHKDSARKRKDTKEETVEIYEAAFQQIRALTGEDNLSVLVAKFIEVEDRNFALFNYINEQNSEIERLQEEIADIQAQIEAFKSQEVQREQERKVILKKIETQQEEASKQAMGYDSKIKGVKKILDQLKTKIESLFNKMNCERSILDEMLGSSTGIRDNNVMQYLGLIEQRANELLSIQSYLASKDYNRPYDPREAAILLMGQNLKNLIQPVYIEPPTTGNDYDSDVESPVTDEEERPLTQTELRQRIMKGVMKKEAKALKKSIQYDRSQQKC, translated from the exons ATGCCTCGTGGGAGTGCATCGAGCAACCGGTCCAATGGCAGTGATGGGGACTTGGAGGGACTTG CTGAAACCGAATTGGCAAAGCTGCAGCATCAGTTTCGAATCATGGAGGTAGACCGCCAGGCCTACACTCTCGAGTCACAGCAGCTGCTCAGGAAGCAATT GGCGGAAATTGAGAATCTGGAAAAGGATCGCGGAGAGCTGATGTTGAACCTGCGACTTTCAGACAATAAACGCAGCCAGCAGCAGGACCAGGAGAACTTGGAAAGTGTTCAGAACTTGCTGAGCTACCAGGACGAGCTGGAGGAACAGATTGCCAGAGAGAAGCAAATGATCATGGATCTGGAACAGGAG ATAAAGAAGTTGGAGCAAAAAATCTTTGAGCAGAAGAAGGGGTTGAATAAAGGTGTTGATCTTCAAGTGATGAATCAACAGGTGGCGAAGAACATTGCGATCATGGAGGACAGGCTGGACAGA GCCCTGAGGAAATTCAATACACAACTTACGAGGAACGGGCAGCTGAGGGAGCAGATCGACACGCGACGGGTTGAACGTACGAGGTTTGAGCAGGTTCACAGGAAACTGGGAAAA GAGCTTCTCGAGATTCGGAAGGAAATTGGTTCTGTGATTGACACTTCAACTGCCGCGTATGAAGCCAG GGATGAGGCACAGACAAAGATGCAGCAACTGAAGGAAAAGGCGGAGAAGGATCTGGCACTACATGCGGCTGAAATGAAGGAACTTCAGCGAGTGATTGACCACGACAGGAAACTGAAGGAGTTCATGGGGATTAAAACTCAGGAGCGGTCTGGTGAAGATGAGGTTTTACATGGCACCTACAAGCGAG AACACAAAGACTCAGCAAGGAAAAGGAAGGACACAAAGGAAGAGACTGTGGAGATATATGAAGCTGCCTTCCAGCAAATCCGAGCACTCACCGGGGAGGACAACCTGAGTGTGCTGGTGGCAAAGTTCATTGAAG TGGAAGATCGAAACTTTGCGCTGTTTAATTACATCAACGAGCAGAACAGTGAGATTGAGAGACTGCAGGAGGAGATTGCTGAT ATCCAGGCACAGATTGAAGCCTTCAAATCACAGGAGGTGCAACGGGAGCAAGAACGTAAAGTTATTCTGAAGAAGATCGAAACTCAACAGGAGGAGGCAAGCAAACAGGCCATGGGATATGACAGCAAGATCAAAGGGGTAAAAAAAATCCTGGACCAACTCAAAACAA AAATTGAATCACTGTTTAATAAAATGAACTGTGAACGATCTATTTTGGATGAAATGTTGGGATCTTCAACTGGAATCAGAGATAACAATGTGATGCAGTACCTGGGCCTCATTGAACAGCGTGCCAATGAACTACTGTCTATCCAATCCTACCTCGCATCTAAG GATTACAACAGGCCGTATGACCCACGGGAAGCTGCCATATTGCTGATGGGCCAGAATCTGAAAAATCTCATCCAGCCGGTCTACATTGAACCTCCCACCACAGG AAATGATTATGACAGTGATGTTGAATCTCCAGTGACTGACGAGGAGGAGAGGCCCCTGACTCAGACTGAGCTACGGCAAAGAATAATGAAGGGG GTGATGAAGAAAGAAGCAAAGGCGTTGAAAAAAAGTATTCAGTATGACCGCTCTCAACAAAAGTGCTGA